A genome region from Sphingobacteriaceae bacterium GW460-11-11-14-LB5 includes the following:
- a CDS encoding AraC family transcriptional regulator — protein MKVLPFTMLVPDDKSVISEHIELPYFYQYLHRHDEWQITYIEKGEGTLIAGNDMHAFRPGDIFVIGAKLPHLFKSNPEYFAADSHKTIKACSIYFNPNGILAALFNLPEMKMASGFLAKHKHGFKIPAAFTKNMATKMFNVHQASGVDVLFNFLKLVNSLQDLNENVESLCSDMYSSNVTENEGMRLSKIINFITENYNNQISLEDVANAAFMTPQAFCRYFKKHTGHTFVSFLNEVRINDACKSLISGEKADCISGVAYKAGFNSITNFNRVFKSIIGQSPRAYIDTYNSVSRVSYVGA, from the coding sequence ATGAAAGTATTACCATTTACCATGCTTGTTCCTGATGATAAGAGTGTGATATCGGAACATATTGAACTTCCATATTTTTACCAATATCTGCACCGACATGATGAATGGCAGATTACTTACATAGAAAAAGGAGAGGGAACGTTAATTGCAGGGAATGATATGCATGCCTTCCGACCAGGCGATATTTTTGTAATTGGGGCAAAACTCCCACATCTTTTTAAAAGCAACCCTGAATATTTTGCTGCTGACAGCCATAAAACGATCAAAGCATGTTCTATTTACTTTAATCCTAATGGTATTTTAGCTGCTTTGTTCAATCTTCCCGAAATGAAGATGGCCAGCGGTTTTTTAGCTAAACACAAACATGGTTTCAAAATTCCTGCTGCTTTTACTAAAAACATGGCGACCAAAATGTTCAATGTTCACCAGGCATCAGGCGTTGATGTGTTGTTTAACTTTCTGAAATTGGTTAACAGCCTTCAGGATTTAAATGAAAATGTAGAATCGTTGTGCTCAGATATGTATTCTTCGAACGTAACCGAAAATGAAGGTATGCGGTTGAGTAAGATCATTAACTTCATCACCGAAAATTACAATAATCAAATTTCCTTAGAGGATGTGGCCAATGCGGCGTTTATGACTCCTCAAGCCTTCTGCAGGTATTTTAAGAAACATACAGGACATACTTTCGTATCGTTTTTAAATGAAGTGAGAATTAACGATGCCTGCAAAAGCCTTATTTCGGGAGAAAAAGCCGATTGCATTTCAGGCGTAGCCTATAAAGCTGGTTTCAATAGCATTACCAATTTTAACCGGGTATTTAAAAGTATTATTGGTCAATCGCCAAGAGCATATATCGATACTTATAACAGTGTAAGCAGGGTAAGCTACGTAGGCGCCTAA